A single genomic interval of Pseudomonadota bacterium harbors:
- the ftsE gene encoding cell division ATP-binding protein FtsE → MIQFDNVTKRYAQGGRDALRELSFTVDDGEMVFLTGRSGAGKSTLLRLIALVDRPTRGQVFVGGTNTSRLSRRAVPAFRRSIGIVFQDHKLLADRTVFDNVALPLVIAGASTREIGKRVRAALDQVGLSQYERSSPDALSSGEQQRVGIARAVVSRPRLLIADEPTGNLDPLLSYEIMKLFLRFNEVGVTVLIASHDVQLIRLMGSRVLTLDQGQLLANRQATSTGPSDADSA, encoded by the coding sequence ATGATCCAGTTCGACAACGTCACCAAGCGCTACGCGCAAGGCGGCCGCGACGCGCTGCGCGAACTGAGCTTCACCGTCGACGACGGCGAGATGGTGTTCCTCACCGGTCGGTCCGGCGCCGGCAAGAGCACGCTGCTGCGGCTGATCGCCCTGGTGGATCGCCCAACCCGTGGCCAAGTGTTCGTGGGCGGCACCAACACCTCGCGCTTGTCGCGTCGAGCAGTGCCAGCCTTTCGACGTAGCATCGGCATCGTGTTCCAAGATCACAAGCTGCTGGCCGACCGCACAGTGTTCGACAACGTTGCCCTGCCGCTTGTGATCGCCGGCGCCAGCACGCGCGAGATCGGCAAGCGCGTTCGCGCCGCCCTCGATCAGGTGGGGCTGTCGCAGTACGAACGTTCTTCGCCTGACGCCTTGTCCAGCGGCGAGCAGCAGCGGGTAGGCATCGCCCGCGCTGTGGTAAGCCGCCCGCGGCTGCTCATCGCGGACGAACCGACGGGAAACCTCGACCCCCTGCTGTCCTACGAGATCATGAAGCTGTTCCTGCGCTTCAACGAGGTGGGGGTGACGGTGCTCATCGCCAGCCACGATGTACAGCTAATTCGATTGATGGGTAGTCGGGTACTGACCCTCGATCAGGGTCAACTCCTCGCCAACCGCCAAGCCACCTCTACCGGACCCAGCGATGCCGACTCGGCGTGA
- a CDS encoding class GN sortase, whose translation MSGVRCDRILAPTTWVALLLLLGGATLGLKAAVIPAKAMLAQRLLSSAWRRAQAGELAPRPWSWADAWPVARLQLPDAAHVVLAGTEGSALAFAPAWVPASAAPGSVGTTVIAAHRDTHFRGLERLAVGDSVHVQTAEGTTVTYRVSATEVHNLRRAPLLTLREDGQQHLALITCYPFDTLRADPTQRYVVWARAQPDPPG comes from the coding sequence GTGTCCGGTGTGAGATGCGATCGCATCCTCGCGCCCACTACATGGGTGGCTCTGCTGTTGCTCCTGGGCGGAGCGACGCTGGGCTTGAAGGCGGCGGTTATCCCCGCCAAGGCAATGCTTGCCCAGCGGCTGCTGAGCAGTGCCTGGCGTCGGGCCCAGGCCGGTGAGCTGGCGCCGAGGCCGTGGTCCTGGGCTGACGCGTGGCCGGTGGCGCGCCTGCAGTTGCCCGATGCCGCGCACGTCGTCCTCGCGGGCACGGAGGGCAGCGCGCTAGCCTTCGCCCCGGCGTGGGTGCCCGCTTCAGCCGCCCCCGGATCCGTTGGAACCACGGTGATCGCCGCGCACCGCGACACGCACTTCCGCGGCCTTGAGCGACTGGCAGTCGGCGACTCGGTGCACGTGCAGACCGCCGAGGGCACCACCGTGACCTACCGGGTGTCCGCCACCGAAGTGCATAACCTTCGCCGCGCACCGCTGCTCACCCTGCGCGAGGACGGGCAACAGCATCTGGCGCTCATCACGTGCTACCCCTTCGACACCCTGCGCGCCGACCCGACCCAGCGCTACGTGGTATGGGCGCGCGCCCAGCCGGACCCACCGGGCTGA
- a CDS encoding MFS transporter has product MYRRLLFTIYAPSSCTSLAQEGMLVIVPLYVLALGYSPATAAFVAAARGLGMLLVDLPIGLLAARHGERAVMLGGLVGLTVAMVGFALANTPIGLALSALLSGSAFSAWMLGRQSYLAASCASAERGRAIAVLGGLMRVGALTGPLAAGLIAARHGFPAALLVSAALCALAAVFVATQARPLDQDRPAAREPAAARLSKLLAEHGGIYARAGFASISLQLMRSARAILLPLMGHALGLEVVTITLVATLAACADLVLFLPAGLVMDRYGRKWSAVPCMIGLVSTLALLPLVNNFNSLVAVAMAMGLANGMGSGVVLTLGADLAPAHDRATFLGVWRLIGDTGRAGAPLLVGTLVAHVGSLGLAAWVIGAVGLAGAGVWSWLVPETLERGT; this is encoded by the coding sequence GTGTACCGACGCCTCCTGTTCACCATCTACGCCCCTTCCTCCTGCACGTCGCTAGCGCAGGAGGGCATGCTGGTCATCGTGCCGTTGTACGTGCTAGCCCTCGGGTACTCGCCGGCCACCGCCGCCTTTGTGGCGGCAGCGCGCGGTCTGGGCATGCTGCTCGTGGATCTGCCCATCGGTCTGCTCGCCGCCCGCCATGGGGAGCGCGCCGTGATGCTCGGTGGCCTCGTCGGGCTTACCGTAGCGATGGTCGGCTTTGCCCTCGCCAACACCCCGATCGGTCTAGCTCTATCCGCGTTGCTGTCCGGCTCGGCGTTCTCCGCCTGGATGCTCGGGCGCCAGTCCTATCTCGCCGCCTCGTGCGCGAGCGCTGAGCGGGGCCGCGCGATCGCTGTGCTTGGCGGCCTGATGCGCGTGGGCGCGCTGACCGGTCCCCTGGCTGCCGGCCTGATCGCAGCTCGTCACGGGTTTCCCGCGGCTCTGCTCGTCTCCGCGGCACTGTGCGCACTGGCCGCCGTGTTCGTTGCCACTCAGGCGCGCCCCTTGGATCAAGACCGACCCGCCGCTCGGGAACCGGCTGCAGCTCGCCTAAGCAAGTTGCTCGCTGAGCACGGTGGTATCTACGCTCGGGCGGGCTTCGCCTCCATCTCCCTGCAACTGATGCGCTCCGCCCGCGCCATCCTGCTGCCGCTGATGGGCCACGCGCTTGGCTTGGAGGTGGTGACGATTACGCTCGTGGCCACCTTGGCGGCCTGCGCGGATCTCGTGCTGTTCCTACCCGCAGGGCTGGTGATGGATCGCTACGGTCGCAAGTGGTCTGCCGTGCCGTGCATGATCGGCCTTGTCTCGACCCTGGCGTTGCTTCCCTTAGTGAATAATTTCAATAGCTTAGTGGCCGTGGCGATGGCGATGGGGTTGGCCAACGGTATGGGGTCTGGGGTCGTCTTGACCTTAGGCGCAGACCTGGCGCCGGCGCACGATAGGGCCACCTTCCTCGGCGTCTGGCGCCTGATCGGCGACACCGGCCGCGCGGGCGCCCCCTTGCTCGTGGGGACGCTGGTGGCGCATGTGGGCAGCCTTGGGCTCGCCGCGTGGGTGATCGGCGCCGTCGGGCTCGCCGGCGCCGGCGTATGGTCCTGGTTAGTGCCGGAAACCCTAGAACGCGGCACCTAG
- a CDS encoding thiamine pyrophosphate-dependent enzyme: MAATPTPPPPPARATKAATRSVNRAEIIDRNFLALLADIEATPEQMLPSVTRADFETAGLASDDALQILEAQLMSRHLDYAARRMRSRNEGFYTIGSAGHEANAVLGWLTRVTDPAFLHYRSGAFVMARGMKVPGLDPVLDTAHGIAASAEDPISGGRHKVWGSRPLWIPPQTSTIASQLPKAVGAAVALAQAARVEGALPVPDDSIVYCSFGDASTNHATALSAFNSAAWTAYQRLPVPILFVCEDNGLGISVRTPGGWVKQNFAHRQDLRYLHADGTDLLDTVRVARAAIDWCRRERRPVFLHITHPRLLAHAGTDAEAEYRPVAEIEADEARDPLLNSARSIVAARLLSVMELRQRYEAIRERTEIAARRAAKAPKLRTAQEVMRPLTRVSPADRVLEEATRAVPVEDRERAFAKGGLPELAAPRHLAIQINRALTDLMVKYPQMTLFGEDVAQKGGVYTVTTGLANTFGGRRVFNTLLDETTVLGIAQGAAHMGLLPFPEIQYLAYFHNAGDQIRGEACSLKFFSNGQFTNPMVMRIASLGYQRGFGGHFHNDNSITALRDIPGLIIACPSRGDDAAELLRTCAALAQLDGRVVAFLEPIALYMTKDLHEERDGKWVFPYPEPDKAAPFGAPRVYEEAEGSSRDPVLLIVTYGNGVRMSLRVARQLEQEHGARARVLDLRWLKPLNAPVIANHARDAGRVLVVDEGRRTGGISEEIFTLLDEHAPSVHKRRVTGEDSYIPLGDAANLVLVSEGQIRDAAQRLLR, translated from the coding sequence ATGGCTGCCACGCCCACGCCTCCGCCGCCGCCTGCGCGCGCCACGAAAGCCGCCACGCGCAGCGTCAACCGCGCCGAGATCATCGACCGCAACTTCCTGGCCTTGCTCGCCGATATCGAGGCGACGCCCGAACAGATGTTGCCGAGCGTCACCCGCGCCGATTTCGAAACAGCGGGACTCGCAAGCGACGACGCCCTGCAGATTCTTGAAGCGCAGCTGATGTCCCGCCACCTGGACTACGCCGCGCGCCGGATGCGCTCGCGCAACGAGGGCTTTTACACGATCGGCAGCGCCGGCCATGAAGCCAACGCCGTACTGGGCTGGCTAACCCGCGTAACTGATCCCGCCTTCCTCCACTACCGCAGCGGCGCCTTCGTGATGGCGCGCGGGATGAAAGTGCCGGGCCTCGACCCGGTGCTGGACACGGCGCACGGTATCGCCGCCAGCGCCGAAGATCCAATCTCAGGCGGGCGCCACAAGGTGTGGGGCAGCCGCCCCCTGTGGATTCCCCCTCAAACCTCCACGATCGCGAGCCAGCTACCGAAAGCAGTAGGTGCCGCGGTAGCACTCGCGCAGGCCGCTCGCGTGGAAGGGGCTCTCCCGGTACCCGACGACAGCATCGTCTACTGCAGCTTCGGCGATGCGAGCACGAACCACGCCACGGCGCTCAGCGCGTTCAACTCGGCGGCATGGACTGCCTACCAGCGCTTGCCCGTGCCCATCCTGTTCGTATGCGAAGACAACGGCCTCGGTATCTCCGTGCGCACGCCAGGCGGCTGGGTGAAGCAGAACTTCGCTCACCGGCAAGATCTGCGTTACCTGCACGCCGACGGCACGGACCTCCTGGACACTGTGCGCGTGGCGCGCGCGGCGATCGACTGGTGCCGACGCGAACGGCGCCCGGTCTTCCTCCACATCACCCATCCGCGCTTGCTCGCGCACGCAGGCACGGATGCAGAAGCGGAGTATCGCCCGGTAGCAGAGATCGAAGCTGACGAGGCTCGCGACCCGCTACTTAACTCGGCCCGCTCCATCGTGGCGGCGCGTCTTCTGAGCGTGATGGAGCTACGCCAACGCTACGAGGCCATCCGCGAACGCACGGAGATTGCTGCCCGCCGCGCCGCCAAGGCCCCCAAGCTGCGTACGGCCCAGGAGGTCATGCGGCCGCTTACGCGCGTCTCGCCGGCCGATCGCGTGCTGGAAGAGGCCACCCGAGCCGTGCCCGTGGAGGACCGTGAACGTGCCTTCGCCAAGGGCGGACTGCCGGAGCTAGCGGCCCCCCGCCACCTCGCCATCCAAATCAACCGAGCCCTAACGGACCTCATGGTCAAGTACCCGCAGATGACCCTGTTTGGGGAAGACGTGGCGCAGAAGGGCGGCGTGTATACGGTGACGACTGGCCTGGCGAATACCTTCGGTGGTCGCCGCGTCTTCAATACGCTGCTCGACGAGACCACCGTACTCGGCATCGCCCAGGGCGCCGCCCACATGGGCCTGCTGCCCTTCCCAGAGATCCAGTATCTGGCGTACTTCCACAACGCCGGCGATCAGATCCGCGGCGAAGCCTGCTCCCTGAAGTTCTTCTCCAACGGCCAATTCACCAACCCCATGGTGATGCGCATCGCCTCCCTCGGCTATCAGCGCGGCTTTGGCGGACACTTCCACAACGACAACTCGATCACGGCCCTACGCGACATCCCCGGCCTGATCATCGCCTGTCCTTCTCGGGGCGACGATGCCGCTGAGCTCCTTCGCACCTGCGCCGCATTGGCCCAGTTGGACGGACGCGTGGTCGCTTTCCTCGAGCCCATAGCCCTGTACATGACCAAAGACCTGCACGAGGAGCGGGACGGGAAGTGGGTGTTCCCCTACCCGGAGCCCGACAAGGCTGCGCCCTTCGGTGCACCCCGCGTATACGAGGAAGCCGAGGGCAGCTCGCGCGATCCCGTGCTCTTGATCGTGACCTACGGCAACGGTGTGCGCATGTCCTTGCGTGTCGCACGTCAGCTGGAGCAAGAGCATGGAGCACGGGCGCGGGTGCTGGACCTGCGGTGGTTGAAGCCCCTGAACGCGCCGGTGATCGCCAACCACGCACGCGATGCGGGGCGAGTGTTGGTGGTCGACGAGGGGCGGCGCACGGGCGGGATCTCCGAGGAGATCTTCACGCTCCTCGACGAACACGCCCCTTCGGTGCATAAGCGACGGGTGACCGGAGAAGATAGCTACATTCCCCTCGGCGATGCGGCCAACCTCGTGCTGGTCAGCGAAGGGCAGATTCGCGACGCTGCGCAGCGGCTGCTGCGCTGA
- a CDS encoding patatin-like phospholipase family protein encodes MGVLTATLRHPTPRHATPRHATPRQVALARRSAVVRPPRAGRLLPPSPPTVDLMSQAPMRWRALLVCFLGLTSLACTAAKACRAPEGGGPTVALVLSGGGALANTQIGAMAVIEELKIPIHCVVGTSMGAVVAGLYAAGYDVGEIREIFRTAPWPALFANVQSRRDTTFIAKERRDEFFSEYIAGITSDGLALPGGVVGMGSMQQYFRELTRHVPLASDFDDLRVPVRTVATNLSTGAAFVFERGDLVEAMLASMAVPAVFTPRIIDGEVYVDGGLIQNLPVETALLMGADIVIGIDLTIEPPKMDRSVSLADINLQLNRITVWNNYLKQLELLSELDVVIKPDFEGLSVSSFAPADADSGYARGREAAEEYREALLRIRELAAARTEKALPREAPEGVLAEVQIRNATKISDDALRGRLAFEPQDLGEPATLRRKLRDLASFGGFGEVDLALDGLTPVVRTLERPLGTTLIQAGARGATDLDGDSNFALLARISRRPFGPKGGEFAVSGEFGTNLGVTAELYRPVGAEGRYFFLPALSYRAEEIFFDIGDVRLGEFWQQTANAQLRVGRELGLWGVLSFDALINEGRVRPQVTVAPELFPAEGFSNAGIGARFAVDTLDSATFPRSGISLNLTAQQLVDLRDDDVNAKYRFSLSKPVPFGRNVLNFRARAESIDAEDNDVIEILSLGGFRRLGAFSPNSIPSTEYALLGISYYRRLDAPEKVGTLPVYLGADLEFANVSFDTFGQDAEENFGALSFFIGADTFVGPAFLGIGFSDEGRYNFFLNLGRNFR; translated from the coding sequence ATGGGCGTGCTCACTGCCACCCTACGCCACCCCACGCCACGCCACGCCACGCCACGCCACGCCACGCCACGCCAGGTTGCGCTCGCGAGACGCTCGGCGGTTGTCAGGCCCCCGAGGGCTGGTAGGCTTCTCCCTCCTTCTCCACCGACCGTAGACCTTATGAGCCAAGCCCCCATGCGCTGGCGCGCTCTCCTCGTGTGCTTCCTCGGCCTGACCAGCCTCGCCTGCACCGCCGCCAAGGCCTGCCGCGCGCCCGAAGGCGGTGGCCCGACGGTAGCCCTCGTGCTCAGCGGCGGCGGCGCCCTCGCCAACACACAGATCGGCGCCATGGCCGTTATCGAGGAACTGAAGATCCCCATTCACTGCGTGGTCGGCACGAGCATGGGCGCAGTGGTGGCCGGCCTCTACGCCGCTGGCTACGACGTGGGCGAGATCCGTGAGATCTTCCGCACCGCGCCATGGCCCGCCCTCTTCGCCAACGTCCAGTCTCGCCGCGACACCACCTTCATCGCCAAGGAGCGCCGCGACGAGTTCTTCTCCGAGTACATCGCCGGCATTACCAGTGATGGGCTCGCCCTGCCGGGCGGCGTCGTCGGCATGGGCAGCATGCAGCAGTACTTCCGCGAGCTCACCCGGCACGTCCCCCTCGCCTCGGACTTCGACGACCTTCGCGTGCCAGTGCGCACGGTGGCTACAAATCTCTCCACGGGCGCCGCCTTCGTGTTCGAGCGCGGCGATCTCGTCGAGGCAATGCTCGCCAGCATGGCCGTGCCCGCCGTGTTCACGCCCCGCATCATCGACGGCGAGGTCTACGTGGACGGCGGCCTCATCCAAAACCTGCCGGTGGAAACTGCGTTGCTCATGGGCGCGGATATCGTGATCGGCATCGACCTCACGATCGAACCGCCGAAGATGGACCGCAGCGTGTCTCTGGCGGATATCAACCTGCAGCTAAACCGCATCACGGTCTGGAACAACTACCTGAAGCAGCTGGAGTTACTGAGCGAACTGGACGTGGTGATCAAGCCGGACTTCGAGGGCCTCAGCGTGAGCTCTTTCGCCCCCGCAGACGCAGATAGTGGCTACGCGCGGGGCCGTGAGGCCGCCGAAGAGTATCGTGAGGCACTCCTGCGCATTCGCGAACTCGCCGCCGCAAGGACGGAGAAAGCCCTCCCTCGCGAAGCACCGGAAGGGGTGCTCGCTGAAGTGCAGATCCGCAACGCCACCAAGATCAGCGACGATGCCCTGCGCGGCCGCCTCGCCTTCGAGCCCCAAGATCTCGGGGAGCCCGCCACGCTTCGCCGAAAGCTGCGTGACCTCGCCTCGTTCGGTGGCTTCGGCGAGGTCGACCTCGCCCTCGACGGCCTAACTCCGGTCGTGCGCACGCTCGAGCGCCCCCTCGGTACTACCCTGATCCAGGCGGGAGCCCGCGGCGCCACAGACTTAGACGGCGACAGCAATTTCGCCCTCCTCGCCCGCATCTCACGCCGCCCCTTTGGCCCCAAGGGCGGCGAGTTCGCCGTCTCCGGCGAGTTCGGCACCAACCTCGGCGTCACCGCCGAGCTATACCGCCCGGTCGGCGCGGAAGGACGATACTTCTTCCTGCCGGCCTTGTCCTACCGCGCCGAGGAGATCTTCTTCGATATCGGCGACGTGAGGCTCGGTGAGTTCTGGCAGCAGACCGCCAATGCGCAGCTGCGCGTTGGCCGAGAGCTCGGCCTGTGGGGCGTGCTCTCCTTCGATGCGCTAATCAACGAGGGGCGTGTCAGGCCTCAGGTCACCGTTGCCCCGGAGCTGTTCCCAGCGGAGGGCTTCAGTAACGCGGGCATCGGCGCCCGCTTCGCGGTGGACACGCTCGACTCCGCCACCTTCCCCCGCTCGGGCATCTCGCTAAACCTCACTGCCCAGCAGCTGGTCGATCTACGCGACGACGACGTCAACGCCAAGTACCGCTTCAGCTTGAGCAAGCCCGTGCCCTTCGGTCGAAACGTCCTTAACTTTCGCGCTCGAGCGGAGTCCATCGATGCTGAGGACAATGATGTTATCGAAATTCTTAGCCTCGGTGGCTTTCGCCGTCTAGGCGCCTTCTCACCAAACTCGATCCCCTCGACCGAGTACGCCCTCCTTGGCATCAGCTACTACCGCCGTCTCGACGCCCCCGAGAAGGTCGGCACGTTACCCGTCTATCTGGGCGCAGATCTCGAGTTTGCCAACGTGAGCTTCGACACCTTCGGCCAAGACGCCGAGGAGAACTTTGGCGCCCTATCCTTCTTTATTGGTGCCGATACCTTTGTCGGCCCTGCCTTCCTCGGCATCGGCTTCAGCGATGAGGGGCGCTACAACTTCTTCCTGAACCTAGGCAGGAACTTCCGCTAG
- a CDS encoding acyl-CoA dehydrogenase family protein, producing the protein MDLYDVRGELNDEERMVQDTVARFVDEVALPLIPKAFDDHTFPMELVPQIAELGLFGSSIEGYDCAGLNSICYGLICQELERGDSGLRSFVSVQSSLVMYPIYAFGSEEQRQRWLPAMARGEAIGCFGLTEPHGGSDPANMKTHARRDGDDWILTGAKMWITNGAIADVAVVWAQTDDGIRGFLVEKGTPGFEATVIERKFSLRASITSGLFFDDVRVPASAMLPGVKGLKGPLSCLTQARYGITWGVIGAAQACLREVLDYTKSRELFGRPLDHTQTVQRRAADMARRVTTAQLLSLQLGRLKERGAMTPSQVSVAKWNNVRMAIDIARDARDLLGGAGISTEYCPIRHMLNLESVITYEGTETVHELIVGQELTGTNAF; encoded by the coding sequence ATGGATCTCTACGACGTGCGCGGCGAACTCAACGATGAAGAACGCATGGTGCAGGACACCGTCGCCCGCTTCGTCGACGAGGTGGCCCTGCCGCTGATCCCCAAGGCCTTCGACGATCACACCTTCCCCATGGAACTGGTGCCGCAGATCGCCGAGTTGGGCCTGTTTGGCAGCTCCATCGAGGGCTACGACTGCGCCGGCCTTAACTCCATCTGCTACGGCCTGATCTGCCAGGAGCTCGAGCGCGGCGACTCCGGCCTGCGCAGCTTCGTCTCCGTGCAGTCGAGCCTGGTGATGTACCCGATCTACGCCTTCGGCAGCGAAGAGCAGCGCCAACGCTGGCTGCCGGCAATGGCCCGCGGTGAGGCGATCGGCTGCTTCGGCCTCACGGAGCCCCACGGCGGTTCCGACCCCGCCAACATGAAGACCCACGCCCGCCGCGACGGCGATGACTGGATCTTGACCGGCGCCAAGATGTGGATCACCAACGGCGCCATCGCCGATGTGGCCGTGGTCTGGGCCCAGACCGACGACGGCATCCGCGGCTTCCTGGTGGAGAAGGGCACGCCGGGCTTCGAAGCCACCGTGATCGAACGCAAGTTTTCCCTGCGCGCGTCCATCACCTCGGGCCTGTTCTTCGACGACGTGCGCGTGCCGGCCTCGGCCATGCTGCCGGGCGTGAAAGGCCTGAAGGGCCCCTTGAGCTGCCTCACCCAGGCCCGCTACGGCATCACCTGGGGCGTCATCGGCGCCGCCCAGGCCTGCCTGCGCGAAGTGCTCGATTACACCAAGTCACGCGAACTGTTCGGTCGCCCCCTCGATCACACGCAAACCGTACAGCGCCGTGCGGCCGACATGGCTCGTCGCGTCACCACCGCCCAGCTGCTCTCGCTGCAGCTCGGCCGCCTGAAAGAGCGCGGTGCGATGACGCCGAGCCAGGTGTCCGTGGCGAAGTGGAACAACGTACGCATGGCCATCGATATCGCCCGTGATGCGCGCGACCTGCTCGGCGGCGCCGGCATCAGCACCGAGTACTGCCCCATTCGCCACATGCTCAACCTCGAGAGTGTCATCACCTACGAGGGCACCGAGACAGTGCACGAACTGATCGTCGGTCAGGAACTCACCGGCACCAACGCCTTTTAG
- the ftsX gene encoding permease-like cell division protein FtsX, whose translation MPTRREGSRNAGTDAGPDRQAAAERRRRRARREREAASEHAAQREEKRPPRRDGEGQRFITRLRTYGLRQAQMLIGALGRLVRTPTTAALTVAVIGVSLALPLALQLLTDNAKRATSAWRYRAEISAYLTPGLPESTLQELAVRYRSDARIATAVAIPAKDGLAWFRENSGMAELLETLTDERGEPTNPIPHALVLVPAEGRDDDASIRALVGELNDLGQVDTVTEDLAWLRRLRATLTLLGQVSLLSTVLLGIAALLVIANAIRGDVSARREEIVISRLIGASDSFVRQPFVFSGLWYGLGGGLVAVSLVGLALLALGGPVARLAEVYGTSFTLRGLGPVTALAVISGAAFLGAISAWMAADRVLRSMEPN comes from the coding sequence ATGCCGACTCGGCGTGAAGGCTCGCGCAATGCCGGCACCGATGCCGGCCCAGACCGTCAAGCCGCGGCCGAGCGACGCCGGCGCCGGGCACGACGCGAGCGGGAAGCCGCGAGCGAGCACGCCGCGCAGCGCGAGGAGAAACGCCCGCCTCGTCGCGACGGCGAAGGACAGCGCTTCATCACTCGCCTACGCACCTATGGGCTGCGGCAGGCGCAGATGCTCATTGGGGCGCTCGGCCGTCTGGTGCGTACCCCCACCACGGCGGCGCTCACGGTGGCCGTCATCGGCGTCTCACTTGCCTTGCCTCTCGCACTCCAGTTGCTCACCGATAACGCGAAGCGAGCGACCTCGGCGTGGCGCTACCGGGCGGAGATCTCCGCCTACCTGACACCCGGTCTTCCCGAGTCGACCCTACAAGAGCTGGCCGTGCGATACCGATCGGACGCGCGAATCGCCACGGCGGTGGCAATCCCGGCTAAGGATGGGCTGGCGTGGTTCCGCGAGAACAGCGGTATGGCGGAGCTGCTCGAGACACTCACAGATGAGCGGGGCGAGCCGACCAACCCAATCCCTCACGCGCTGGTGCTCGTGCCGGCGGAAGGTCGCGATGACGATGCATCCATCCGAGCACTGGTCGGCGAACTCAATGACCTTGGCCAGGTGGATACGGTCACGGAAGATCTCGCCTGGCTACGGCGCCTGCGCGCCACGCTGACGTTGCTTGGCCAAGTGAGCTTGCTCAGTACGGTACTCCTCGGCATCGCGGCCCTACTTGTGATCGCGAATGCGATTCGCGGCGATGTAAGCGCACGAAGAGAAGAGATCGTGATTTCGCGCCTGATCGGTGCCAGCGACAGTTTCGTTCGACAGCCTTTCGTGTTCAGCGGCCTGTGGTACGGCCTCGGTGGCGGCCTCGTCGCGGTCTCGCTGGTCGGTCTGGCGCTCCTCGCCCTGGGCGGGCCAGTAGCACGATTGGCCGAGGTTTATGGCACATCGTTCACGCTTAGGGGCCTCGGGCCGGTCACCGCCCTAGCGGTTATCAGCGGAGCGGCATTTCTTGGGGCGATCAGTGCCTGGATGGCGGCCGATCGGGTGTTGCGATCGATGGAACCAAATTGA
- the rpoH gene encoding RNA polymerase sigma factor RpoH — protein MSTALTINNQNNLLAVGPVGNLDAYISAVQTVPVLEVEEERSLAARFREDNDVEAARSLVIAHLRFVVHIARGYMGYGLPLGDLVQEGNVGLMKAVKRFDPEVGVRLVSFAVHWIRAEIHEFVLRNWRVVKVATTKAQRKLFFNLRKAKKHLGWLSADETKAVAEDLGVSPAEVTEMERRLAARDQSFDPLPGEDDEDGGYSPQTYLPAAEEDPAVALEADDWEAANHASLNAGLDALDERSRDIVQSRWLTENKSTLHQLADRYGVSAERIRQIEAAAIKKLGKLVAAA, from the coding sequence ATGAGTACTGCCCTGACTATCAACAATCAGAACAACCTGCTGGCCGTCGGCCCCGTCGGTAACCTCGACGCTTACATCAGCGCCGTGCAGACCGTGCCCGTGCTCGAGGTGGAAGAGGAGCGCTCCCTGGCGGCGCGTTTCCGCGAAGATAACGACGTGGAGGCGGCACGTTCACTGGTGATCGCGCACCTTCGCTTTGTCGTGCACATCGCCCGCGGCTACATGGGCTACGGCCTGCCGCTCGGCGATCTGGTGCAGGAAGGCAACGTGGGCCTGATGAAGGCCGTGAAGCGCTTCGACCCTGAGGTGGGCGTACGCCTGGTGTCCTTCGCGGTGCACTGGATCCGCGCTGAGATCCACGAGTTCGTCCTGCGCAACTGGCGCGTGGTCAAAGTCGCGACCACCAAGGCCCAGCGTAAGTTGTTCTTCAACTTGCGAAAAGCAAAAAAGCACCTAGGCTGGCTCTCGGCCGACGAGACCAAGGCCGTGGCCGAAGACCTCGGCGTGTCGCCGGCGGAGGTGACGGAGATGGAGCGGCGCCTCGCGGCTCGCGACCAGTCCTTCGATCCCCTGCCCGGTGAGGACGACGAGGACGGCGGCTACTCGCCCCAGACCTATCTGCCGGCTGCCGAGGAGGATCCCGCCGTGGCCCTCGAGGCGGACGACTGGGAGGCGGCGAACCACGCCAGCCTGAACGCGGGCCTGGATGCGCTCGATGAGCGCAGCCGGGACATCGTGCAGTCGCGCTGGCTGACCGAGAACAAGTCGACCCTGCACCAGCTCGCCGATCGCTATGGAGTGTCTGCGGAACGCATCCGCCAGATCGAAGCCGCCGCGATCAAGAAGCTCGGCAAACTGGTCGCCGCCGCCTAA